The sequence below is a genomic window from Lysobacter capsici.
TCCGTCTCACGCGTCGCGCGTTCGGCTTCGTCGCCGACGTCGCGCACTTCGTCCTTGAGGTTCTCGATGGTCTGCTTGGATTCCTCGACCAGGTCGGTACGCCATTGCAGCAGGCGTTGACGGAAGTACTCGAGCTGCAACGGGCTCATGTACTCCTCGTCCGAGGTCGGCTTGTAACCGTCCGGCACGATCGGACGACCGGTTGCGGGATCGTTCTTGTAGGCCACGACCTTGACCTTGGTCTTGGGCGCGGGCGTCTGCTGGGTCTTGGCCGTAATGGCCACGGCGACCTTGCCGGCCGGGCGCGTGGCCGGGGCGGGGGTCGTTGTCGCGGGCTTGGCCGCGGGTGTCTTGCTGGATACTGGTTGGGTCACTGTGTTCTTGCTTTGGTCGGAGATGATGCTGTCGGCCGGTCCCGCGGAAGCCTTGGCGGGCTTGGGCGGGACGGGCTGTTTGTCGGCAGGCTTGGCTGCGGGCTTCACAGCTTCGGGCTTTTTCACTTCAACTTTTTTAAGCTCGGGCTTCTTTGTTCCGCTGGCCTTGCTCGCCGTGGGTTTGTTCGCTGCCGCCGGCTTGGCCGGCGCGGGGACTGGCTTCTTCGCCGCGGGCGCCGCTGGCTTCTTCGCCGCAGGCGCCGCCGCCGGCTTCTTCACCGCGGCCGCCTTGGCGGGCGCCGGGGTGACTTTCTTTGCCGCCGGCGCCGGTTTGGCCGCCTTGCCCGCCGTGGACTTGCTGGCGGGGGCCGGCTTGGCCGCCGCCTTCTTCGCCACCGGCTTCTTGGAGACAGCCTTCTTCGGCGCGGGCTTGGCCGCAGGCGTGGCCGCCTTCTTCGCAGCCGGCTTGGCGGTCTTCTTGGCGGCCTTGGCGGCCTTCTTCGCAGGTTTTTTCACTGCCACGAGCGGCTTGTCCTTCTATTCCCTGAGGGCGCCTCCGGATGCGATCCGGAAGCATCGCGGGTCAAGCATGACCCACCCGGCCATCAAATGCACATGCGTTCGATGACCGCAAGTGAAATCCGGCCGATCGCCGGTTTTCGCCCGGTCCGCGCAGCACGGCAGCTTGGCTTCCAAGCCGCTGCGGACCTTCGTCTTGCACTTGCCTTGTTTGGGGAAAGCGCGCTGTTATACCCTGCTGCGACACCTGCGGCAACCACACCGACAACCGGCCGATCGCGGCGTAAAATAGCGGCTGCAACGGGGCTTGCGACATCGAGTCCCCGCATCCGTCACTACCGATGCCGGCATTAAGGAAACGTGATCGACCGCCTGCTCATCGCCCTGCTTCGCGGCTACAAACGCTGGATCAGCCCGCTGCTCGGCCAACGTTGCCGCTTCCATCCGAGCTGTTCGGCTTATTCGATGGAGGCGATCGGGCGCTTTGGCGCGCTCAAAGGCAGCTGGCTCACGCTCAAGCGACTGGGCCGCTGCCATCCTCTGCATCCAGGCGGCTTCGACCCGGTGCCGCCGCTCGATCCATCCTCCGACCCGCCCTCCTCCGAGCCTGGAAACCACTCATGTCATCGACACTGATCGTCAACGCCCGCCTGGTCAACGAAGGGCGCGAATACGACGGCGACCTGCGCATCGAGGACGGCCGCATCGGCCAGATCGGCGCTGGCCTGTCCGCGCGCGGCGGCGAAACCGTGATCGACGCGCACGGCCGCCGGCTGCTGCCGGGGATGATCGACGACCAGGTGCATTTCCGCGAACCGGGCCTGGAGTACAAGGCCGACATGGCCACCGAGTCGGCCGCGGCGGTGGCCGGCGGCCTGACCACGTTCATGGACATGCCCAACACCAGCCCGCCGACGCTCGACGCGGCCGCGCTGGAAGACAAATACCGCCGCGCGGCCGGACGCGCCTGGGGCAACTTCGGCTTCTATCTGGGCGCCAGCAATGACAACCTCGCCGCGATCCAGTCGCTGGACCCGCGCACCGCGCCGGGTGTGAAAGTGTTCATGGGCGCCTCGACCGGCAACATGCTGGTCGACGATCCGGTCACCCTGGATGCGATCTTCCGCGACGTGCCCACGCCGATCATCACCCATTGCGAAGACACGCCGATGATCGACGCCGAGCTGGCGCGGTACAAGGCGAAGTACGGCGACGACATCCCGGCCCAATTCCATCCCGACATCCGCTCGCGCGAGGCGTGCAAGAAATCGACCGAACTGGCGATCTCGCTGGCGCGCAGGCACAACACCCGCCTGCACGTGCTGCACATCAGCACCGCCGACGAACTGGCGCTGTTCCAGGCCGGCCCGATCGAAGGCAAGCGCATCACCGCCGAGACCTGCATCCACTTCCTGCGCTTCGATCGCGACGACTACGAAAAGCTCGGCCACCTGATCAAGTGCAACCCGGCGATCAAGGACCCGGCCGACCGCGAGGCGCTGATCCGCGCGGTCGCCGAAGACGTGATCGACGTGCTGGCCACCGACCACGCGCCGCACACGCTGGAAGAAAAGGCCCGGCCCTACACCTCGGCGCCCAGCGGCCTGCCGCTGGTGCAGTTCGCGCTCAATGCCGCGCTGGAACTGGTCCACGAAGGCCGCCTGACCACCGCCCAGGTGGTCGACAAGTTCGCCCACGCGCCGGCCAAGCTGTTCGACGTGGAAAACCGCGGCTTCCTGCGCGAGGGCTATGCCGCCGACCTGGTGCTGATCGACGACACCCCGTACACGGTGCAGCGCGAGGACGTGCTGTCGAAGTGCGGCTGGTCGCCGTTCGAGGGCCGCACCTTCCACAGCCGCATCGCGTCGACCTGGGTCAACGGTGTGCTCGCGTGGGACGGCACGTCCCTGGTCGGCGCGCCTAACGGACAGCGATTGGCGTTCGCACGATGAGGTTGGGTTTCGCCGCGCTCGCGGCGCTTGCCGCGACGATGCTGTTGTCGCCGGTGCAGATCGTGTTTGCGCAGCAGACGTCTGCGGTCGCGGGTTCTACCCCGGCCGATGCGAGAATCGTTTTTCCTTCGTCGGTATCGCAAGGTGGGTTGGTGATCGGCAAGGTGCCGCCGGGCAGCGTGGTGCGTTACGGCGAGCGCCGCTTGCGCACCACTGCCTACGGCACCGTGGTGTTCGGCGTGGGCCGCGATGCGACCGGGCCGTTGAGCGTGCAGGTCGAGATCGCCCCGGGCCGCGTGCAGACCGCGACCATCGCGGTGACCAAGCGCGATTTCCCGACCGAATACATCAACGGCGTGCCGCCCAAAACGGTCAATCCGCCGCCGGAGATCGCCGCGCGGATCGAACGCGAGCAGGCGCAGGTAGTGGCCGCGCGCGCGCGCGACGACGACCGCGCCGATTTCGCCCAGCCCTTCATCTGGCCGGTGCAGGGCCGCATCAGCGGCCGCTTCGGCAACCAGCGCGTCTACAACGGCCAGAAAGGCTCCGGCCATTCGGGCATGGACATTGCCGCGCCCACCGGCACCGCGATCAAGGCCCCGGCCGCGGGCGTGATCACCTTCGTCGGCCCGGATCTGTACCTGACCGGCGGCACGGTGTTGCTCGATCACGGCCACGGCGTGAGTTCGAATTTCCTGCACATGTCGCGGATCGACGTGAAGGTCGGCGACCGGGTCACGCAGGGCCAAGTGATCGGCGCGGTCGGCGCCACCGGCCGCGCGACCGGGCCGCATCTGCATTGGGGGATGAACTGGTTCGACGTGCGGATCGATCCGCTGCTGGTGCTGGAGCGTGCGCAGGCGGCGCAGGCGGGCAAGAGCGAGCCTTGAGTCGGGTTGTCAGCGGATTGGCGTCGTTGCGATCGCGCGGAAAATCGGTAACCGCGTTGCCGCTTGAGGCGGAGAGTCGGGGCTGAAGCCCCTCCCACAAAAGACTTCGCAGCCGCGCTGCATCGTTGCGGGGGCGCCATGCCGTTGCGATCGCGCCGGGAATCGGTAACCGCGTTGCCGCGTGAGGCGGCGGGTCGGGGCTGAAGCCCCTCCCACAAAAGACTTCGCAGCCGCGCTGCATCGTTGCGGGGGCGCCATGCCGTTGCGATCGCGCGGGTAATCGGTAACCGCGTTGCCGCTTGAGGCGGCGAGTCGGGGCTGAAGCCCCCCTCCCACAAAAGACTTCGCAGTCGCGCTGCATCGTTGTGGGTGCGCCATGCCGTTGCGATCGCGCGGGGAATCGGTAACCGCGTTGCCGCTTGAGGCGGCGAGTCGGGGCTGAAGCCCCTCCCACAAAAGACTTCGCAGTCGCGCTGCATCGTTGCGGGGGCGCCATGCCGTTGCGATCGCACGGGGAATCGGTATCCGCGTTGCCGCGTGAGGCGGCGTGTCGGGGCTGAAGCCTCTCCCACAAAAGACTTCGCAGCCGCGCTGCATCGTTGTGGGTGCGCTGCATGGTTGCAGGCCTACGCCGTTCGAACTGAATCGCAAGCCGCGAGGTCTTTTGTGGGAGGGGCTTCAGCCCCGACACCCGAAGCGACTTTCCGCACGCGCGATCGCCTGTCGCCGAAGCCAGACGACCCGCCACCGCGCGTCCAACCTCAGCCGGCAGGCTCCGCCGCCTGAAACAACCGCCCCAACGGCTGCTGCGAAGGCGACAATTCCAGTTCGCGCAATCGCAGCCATTTCGGACTCGCCGCGCGCGGCGCCGCGGCCAGCAACCCCGCGCCGCGGGACAACAGGCCCAGGCGCGAACGCGCCGCGATCAAGGCTTGTTCGAACGCCGCCTCATCGATCGGCACATCGCCTTCGAAATCCGGCACATCGCGCCGTTCTTCGGGCAACCACGGCGCGATCTGCGACCACAACGCCGCCCAATCGATCGCCGGAAACACCAGTGCGCGCGGCGACGACGGCAGCAACTGCGGCGCGAGCCGCCCGCGCGGCTGCACCGGACTTTCGGCGAAACAGCGGTAGACGAATTCGCTCGCGGTCATCGCCTCCGCGCCGCTGCTCGCGACGCGAAGCAAGGCTTCGTGCAGCACTCGCCGCAACGGCGGCTGCGGCGGCAGTTCGCGCTCGCGCAGCGCCGCGAGCACGCCGAGCGCGCGCAAGGGATCGCCGGCGAAGTGAGGCCGGCGCAGCGACAGCGCATGCGCGAGCACCGCGATGCGATCGTTGTCCTGCAACACCTCGCCCTGCCCGGCCAACGGCCGGCGCGCGTCGACCACGAGCAGGTCGGAGGCGCGCAGGTAATCGTTCAAGCCCGGCTCGGTCACGCCGTCGGCGGCGAATTCGAGCACGCAGCCGGCGCGGCCGATCAGGGCGACGTGGTCGTAATCGCTGTCACCGAACCAGGCGGTCAATGCCGCCAGAGCGCCGCGCCGGCGGATCAGCAGCAGGTCGCCGGTACGCAGTTGCGCCGCGGCGACCGCGACCGATCCGGCGCCGTCGGGGGTCACGTCACCACCTCGCGCTCGGCTTCCGGGCTGTGTCCGGTGACCCGGTCGCGACCGGCCGACTTGCTCGCGTACAAGGCCGCGTCGGCGCGTTCGAGCAACTGCTCGGGCGTTTCGCCGGGCAACAGCTCGGCCACGCCCAGGCTCAGGCTGACCGGCAGCAGGCGGCCATCGATCGACAAGGGGCTGCCGCTGACCGATTCGCGCAGGTGCTCGGCGACCCGCACCGCATCGCGCAGGAACGTATCGGCCAGCACCACCAGCACCTCGTCGCCGCCGTAGCGGCCGAACAGGTCGTAGGCGCGCAGGCGGTTGCGCGTGCGCAGCGAGACGATGCGCAGGGTTTCGTCGCCGACGCGGTGGCCGTGTTCGTCGTTGATGCGCTTGAAGTGATCGATGTCGAAGAACACCACCGACAACGGCCGGCGCGAGCGCTGCGCGCTCTCGACCGCCTGGCGCAGGCTCTGCGAAATCGCCGCGCGGGTCATCGCGCCGGTCAGGCTGTCGTAGGTGGCCAGGCGATTGGCGGTGTCGCGGTCGCGGCGCAGCTGTTGCAGTTTCGAGGTCAGGCCGAGCAGCAGCCCCAGGCCGCCGAACGCCAGGCCGACCGGGAACGCGTATTCGAGCCAGTGGTACTCCGGCCACCACTGATGGTGCGCGCCGACCAGGGCGACCAGCAGCGACATCAGCGGCAACCACGCCAGCAGCAGGAAATAGGCTTCGCGCTGACGCCGCCACACCGCGACCGCGGCGCAGTACAGCACCAGCGCGATCACCAGCAGCAGGTTGAGGTTGCCGTACAGCGCGCTGTACTTCCAGGTGCGGAACAGCGACACCAGCAGCAGGCCGCCGAGCGAGACGCTGAGCCAGTCGAGGATCTGCGCGACCTTCGGCTGGGTGGTGCGCAGGCCGAGGAAGAACACCAGGAAGCGGATGCTCGCGAGCACCGCGGCGGTGTTGAGCACGATGTTGGTGCGGCTGTCGGGCGCGATCTGGTTGAGCCAGGGGATCACCCGCATCTCGCCGCCGTCGGCGGTCAGGGTGAGGATCTGCAATACCAAGGTCAGGCCCAGGTAGGCATAGCCGCGTTCGCGCAGGCCGGCCCAGAAACCGAACGCGAGCACCGCGACCACGCCCATCGCGGTCAGCACCACGCTGCGCAGGCCGACATGCAGCATGTCCTCGCGCTGGACCTTGGCCAGCGGCTGGATCACCACGTCCGAGGGCAGCACGTCGGTGGCGAGCACGCGCAGGTACAGCGAATCGCCCTTGTGCAGCCCGTGCGGCAACGGGAACACGATCATGCGGGTGGAATGGTTGAGGTCGGTGTCGGGGCCGTAGATCGAGCGGCGCAGCGGCACGTCGTCGCCGGGACGCCACAACTCGATCTCGCGCCGGTACGGGCGGTTGATGGTCAGCTGCGGCGAATCGACCGCGGCCACGTCCTCGTTGAGGGTGACCCGCCACCACACCGGCTGGCGCTTGGGCGCCCAGATTTCGTGCCCCGACACCGCTTCGAAGCGGCTGTCGAATTCGCCCGCGAGCACGCGCGCGGGCACCGGGTCCTGCCCCAGCCGCGCCAGGCTCAGCGACGGGGGACGGTAACCGGAGGGATCGTACGGAAGGTGGCCGGAGGAGGAAGATGCGGCTTGCGATGCGGATTGAGCCACCGAAGACAGGCTTACGGCCTGCGCCGACGCGATCGCCGCCACCACCCACATTCCCAGCAGAACCAATAGGCTCTGCCAGCCACGACGCCAGGGTTTCCCCATGCCCCTTCCGGTCACTAGTCTGCTGACCTGAGCATAGCCCAAGGGCCGCGCATTCCGATGGAGGGGGCCGTCACGCTTTGGGTGATGGGCCGGTGCCTTCGCGCCGGGTTGCGTGCTGTGCCGCGTTCGCGCGGCATCGTCGGCTATCGATTCACGTCACCGATGCGCGCGGTTCGGCCAGGCACAGACGCTGCGCCGTACCAACCGACACGTAGAGCAAAGCCGACGCAAGATCGACTGTTCGTTGCCGGACGTACCGGCCCGGCCCCAAGCCGAGCCTTCGGCGCGAAACGCCGGACGCGCGGATCAGTCGCGCGCGCCCTCGCCGGTGACCCGGGCCACCGCATCGTGCGCGTGCAGGCTTTCGAAGTGCGAGACCTGCGCATCGAAGCGTTCGATCCGCGGATCGCGCGCCAATGCTGCGGCGACGCGGCGCGCGGCGTCTTCGCAGAACATCAGGTTCTCGGCGTTGAGACGGGCGAAGGCCTGCTCGTCCTCGCGCTTGACCGCGGTCTGCACCGGCGTGCCGAGCGCCTGCTCGATCGCGTCGATCAACGCGGTCAGCGGCAGTTCGTCGAAGGCCGGACGCAGGTCGACGCGCACGTCGGCGCGGCTGCGCTGTGCGTGCGGGGTCGCGGCCAGGCCGCGCTCGGAGGCGAGCCAGTCGCTGACCACCGCGGTCGACAGCGGATGCACCGCGGCGAAATCGGCGGCGAAGCGTTCGGCATTGAGCTGGCGCGACAGCGCCGCCGACGCCGGGCAGGTGCTGGAGTACTCGACCGCGAAGCGCAGGCCCAGTTGCAGGTGGCCGTCGATCAGGCGCGCGTCGATCTCGACCGGGTAGCGCTTCCAGCCGGCGTTCTGGCTGGCCAGGGCCGGACGCAGCAGCAATTGTTCGTAACGCAGGACCACCCGCGCGGCGCTGGAAATGCCGCCCTGGCCGTCGACCAGGCCCTGCAGCACGCGGCGCAGGCCGGCCGGGGTCAGGCTTTCGCTGGCGAACGCGGTCTGCAGTTGCAGGTACATGCGCGACATATGGATGCCGCGCGCGTTGGCGTCGCGCAGGTCGACCGATACGTCGACCGAGGCGGCGACCTGGATCGCGCCGCCGTCGGCCGTGGCGATGCGCAGTGGCAGGGCGATGTTCGCCATGCCGACCCAGTCGAGCGGACGCGCGGCGGCGGCGGCGTCGAAGGCGACGTCGGGAAGGGTCGAGCGGTGGGGCAGATGAGATGTAGTCACGGCGACGAAGATGGGGGCGCGTGGGGGGAACGCAACGAAGGCCATTCTAGCGGCCGGGGGCCGGCGGCCCCCTGCCCGGCCCTGCAACGGTCAGTTGCGGGCGCCGCGCCAGGCCGCCAGCAGCGCGGTCCACGGCGACAGCGGCCGCGCCGCGTCGCCGCGCTGCAGGCGGGTGTGCGCCAGCGCCGTCCACAGCCGGCGCGGCACGGTCGCGCCGCCGCGGTCGGGCCATTGCGCCAGCAGTTCGCGGCTCCATTCGGCCGCCGCGCCCTCGCCCGGCCGCGCCATCGCGCGCGCGACCACGCTCAGCGGCACCGCCGCGTCGCCCTGCAGCACCAGCCGGGCTTCGAGCAACGACGACTGGATCGCCGGGACCGCGGCTTCGGCCAACTGCCCGGGCACCGGTTCGAACAGCGCCGCGTCGATCGCGCCGATCGCCTCGGCCACCGGCAACAGATGATCGAAGGCTTCGCCGCGATCGCCGGGACGCTCGCGGCTGTCGCGCAGCGCCGGCAGCGCCGCGGCCAAGGCCTGCCAGGGCGCGGCCTGGCGTTGCAGCGCCAGCCCCAGCGGGTGACGCCGGCGGCCCTGGCGCCAGCCTTGCAGTTCCTCCATCCACCAGCCCAGCTTGGCTTCGCCGGGCAAGGCGTCGCTGCCGCCCCAGGCGGCATCGGTGAGCTCCTGTTGCAGCGCCGCCCAGGCCACCGCGGTGGCGCGCTGGGCGCGCGGCACGAACACTTCGGCCACCGACCATTCCGGCCAGCGCGCGCGCCATTTGCCCGCGAAATCGTGCAGCGCCTGCTCGTCCCCGGCGGGCGCCGCGGTCGCGCTCATCGCGTCGCCGGCCATGCGCCTGCCTCGATCAGCTCCGACGGCGCGTCGATCAGGACATCGCCCTGCCACGCGATCGGGTCGTCCTCGGCCAGCCGATACCCCCACAGCGCGACCACCGAGGCCATGCCGGCGGCGCGCGCGGCGAGGATGTCGCGTTCGTCGTCGCCGACGTACACGCAATCGGCCGGATCGACGCCGATCTGCTGCGCGGCGACGGTCAGCGGCAGCGGATCGGGCTTGCGCACCGCCAGGGTGTCGCCGCCGATCAGCACCGCGCACCGGGTTTCCCAGCCCAGCAGCGGCATCAGCTTGCGCGCCAGGTATTCGGGTTTGTTGGTGACGATGCCCCACGGCCGGCCCGCGGCTTCCAGCGCCGCCAGCATCGGTTCGACCCCGTCGAACGGGGCGCCGTGCAGGCCGAGCTCGCGTTCGTACAGGTCGAGGAACTCTTGCACCCAGCCGTCGCGCTCGCTCGCCTCGACGTGCGGGAAGGCCGCGCCGATCATCGCCCGCGAGCCCTTCGACACGTGCGCGCGCAAGTCGTCGAGCGGCATCGGGCCGAGCCCGTGCTGCGCGCGCATGAGGTTGGCGACCGCGAGCATGTCCGGCGCGCTGTCGAGCAAGGTGCCGTCCAGGTCGAACAGCACCGCCTTGGGAAACGCCTGCGCCGCTTCGGCCGCTATCGCCGCGCTCATGCGCTGAGTTCCGGCTTGAACGCGCAGGCCAGGTAGTTGATTTCGGTGCGCGAGGTGATCCGCGCGGTGTTGCGCCACGGCTCGTACATCAGGCCGCTGACGTCTTCCAGCTGCAGGCCGGTCTCGCGAAACCACGCGGCCAGTTCGGAGGGCTTGATGAAGTCGCGGTATTGATGGGTGCCCTTGGGCACCAGCCGGGTCAGGTACTCGGCGCCGACGATGGCCAGCGCGAACGCGGCCGGGGTGCGGTTGAGGGTCGACACGAACAGGCGGCCGCCGGGCTTGAGCAGCTTCGCGCAAGCGCGCACGATCGCGGTCGGATCGGGCACGTGTTCGAGCATTTCCATGCACGTGATCGCATCGAAACTTTCCGGCCGCTCTTGCGCCAGCGATTCGACCGACTGCAGCCGGTAATCCACCGCCACGCCGGTCTCCAGCCGATGCAGCTTGGCGACCTTGATCAACTCGGGCGCCAGGTCGATCGCGCTGACCTGCGCGCCGGCGCCGGCCAGCGCCTCACTGAGCAGTCCGCCGCCGCAGCCCACGTCGAGCACCTGCGCGCCGCGCAACGCCGCGCGCTGGGCGACATAGTCCAGGCGCACCGGATTGAGCGCGTGCAGCGGCTTCTGCGGACCTTGCGGGTCCCACCAGCGGTTGGCCAGGGCGCCGAACTTGTCGAGTTCGGCCTGGCTGAAATTGTCGTGGCTCGCGCCGGTGCCGGACGAATCGCCGGAGGAAGTCGATGCGTTGCTGGCTGCGCTCATGAGTCCTGCTCGTGGTGTCCGTCGAGCGCCTGCGCAGGGGTCGCGCAAGGCGTCGAGGTGGGGTCGATAGTGTGCGGCAAGCGCGTCGGCGGCGGTGTTAACGCGACGCGATGACGCAGCGGCGCGGCCTGTGTTTTGTGCCGTGTTTCGCGG
It includes:
- the dksA gene encoding RNA polymerase-binding protein DksA, which codes for MAVKKPAKKAAKAAKKTAKPAAKKAATPAAKPAPKKAVSKKPVAKKAAAKPAPASKSTAGKAAKPAPAAKKVTPAPAKAAAVKKPAAAPAAKKPAAPAAKKPVPAPAKPAAANKPTASKASGTKKPELKKVEVKKPEAVKPAAKPADKQPVPPKPAKASAGPADSIISDQSKNTVTQPVSSKTPAAKPATTTPAPATRPAGKVAVAITAKTQQTPAPKTKVKVVAYKNDPATGRPIVPDGYKPTSDEEYMSPLQLEYFRQRLLQWRTDLVEESKQTIENLKDEVRDVGDEAERATRETENSLELRTRDRYRKLISKIDSTLKRVDSGDYGFCVDTGEEIGLERLEARLTAERTIDAQERWEHLQKQMGD
- the yidD gene encoding membrane protein insertion efficiency factor YidD translates to MIDRLLIALLRGYKRWISPLLGQRCRFHPSCSAYSMEAIGRFGALKGSWLTLKRLGRCHPLHPGGFDPVPPLDPSSDPPSSEPGNHSCHRH
- a CDS encoding dihydroorotase; this encodes MSSTLIVNARLVNEGREYDGDLRIEDGRIGQIGAGLSARGGETVIDAHGRRLLPGMIDDQVHFREPGLEYKADMATESAAAVAGGLTTFMDMPNTSPPTLDAAALEDKYRRAAGRAWGNFGFYLGASNDNLAAIQSLDPRTAPGVKVFMGASTGNMLVDDPVTLDAIFRDVPTPIITHCEDTPMIDAELARYKAKYGDDIPAQFHPDIRSREACKKSTELAISLARRHNTRLHVLHISTADELALFQAGPIEGKRITAETCIHFLRFDRDDYEKLGHLIKCNPAIKDPADREALIRAVAEDVIDVLATDHAPHTLEEKARPYTSAPSGLPLVQFALNAALELVHEGRLTTAQVVDKFAHAPAKLFDVENRGFLREGYAADLVLIDDTPYTVQREDVLSKCGWSPFEGRTFHSRIASTWVNGVLAWDGTSLVGAPNGQRLAFAR
- a CDS encoding M23 family metallopeptidase; the protein is MRLGFAALAALAATMLLSPVQIVFAQQTSAVAGSTPADARIVFPSSVSQGGLVIGKVPPGSVVRYGERRLRTTAYGTVVFGVGRDATGPLSVQVEIAPGRVQTATIAVTKRDFPTEYINGVPPKTVNPPPEIAARIEREQAQVVAARARDDDRADFAQPFIWPVQGRISGRFGNQRVYNGQKGSGHSGMDIAAPTGTAIKAPAAGVITFVGPDLYLTGGTVLLDHGHGVSSNFLHMSRIDVKVGDRVTQGQVIGAVGATGRATGPHLHWGMNWFDVRIDPLLVLERAQAAQAGKSEP
- a CDS encoding sensor domain-containing diguanylate cyclase, which translates into the protein MGKPWRRGWQSLLVLLGMWVVAAIASAQAVSLSSVAQSASQAASSSSGHLPYDPSGYRPPSLSLARLGQDPVPARVLAGEFDSRFEAVSGHEIWAPKRQPVWWRVTLNEDVAAVDSPQLTINRPYRREIELWRPGDDVPLRRSIYGPDTDLNHSTRMIVFPLPHGLHKGDSLYLRVLATDVLPSDVVIQPLAKVQREDMLHVGLRSVVLTAMGVVAVLAFGFWAGLRERGYAYLGLTLVLQILTLTADGGEMRVIPWLNQIAPDSRTNIVLNTAAVLASIRFLVFFLGLRTTQPKVAQILDWLSVSLGGLLLVSLFRTWKYSALYGNLNLLLVIALVLYCAAVAVWRRQREAYFLLLAWLPLMSLLVALVGAHHQWWPEYHWLEYAFPVGLAFGGLGLLLGLTSKLQQLRRDRDTANRLATYDSLTGAMTRAAISQSLRQAVESAQRSRRPLSVVFFDIDHFKRINDEHGHRVGDETLRIVSLRTRNRLRAYDLFGRYGGDEVLVVLADTFLRDAVRVAEHLRESVSGSPLSIDGRLLPVSLSLGVAELLPGETPEQLLERADAALYASKSAGRDRVTGHSPEAEREVVT
- the folE2 gene encoding GTP cyclohydrolase FolE2 encodes the protein MTTSHLPHRSTLPDVAFDAAAAARPLDWVGMANIALPLRIATADGGAIQVAASVDVSVDLRDANARGIHMSRMYLQLQTAFASESLTPAGLRRVLQGLVDGQGGISSAARVVLRYEQLLLRPALASQNAGWKRYPVEIDARLIDGHLQLGLRFAVEYSSTCPASAALSRQLNAERFAADFAAVHPLSTAVVSDWLASERGLAATPHAQRSRADVRVDLRPAFDELPLTALIDAIEQALGTPVQTAVKREDEQAFARLNAENLMFCEDAARRVAAALARDPRIERFDAQVSHFESLHAHDAVARVTGEGARD
- a CDS encoding phytoene/squalene synthase family protein; this translates as MAGDAMSATAAPAGDEQALHDFAGKWRARWPEWSVAEVFVPRAQRATAVAWAALQQELTDAAWGGSDALPGEAKLGWWMEELQGWRQGRRRHPLGLALQRQAAPWQALAAALPALRDSRERPGDRGEAFDHLLPVAEAIGAIDAALFEPVPGQLAEAAVPAIQSSLLEARLVLQGDAAVPLSVVARAMARPGEGAAAEWSRELLAQWPDRGGATVPRRLWTALAHTRLQRGDAARPLSPWTALLAAWRGARN
- a CDS encoding phosphoglycolate phosphatase, producing MSAAIAAEAAQAFPKAVLFDLDGTLLDSAPDMLAVANLMRAQHGLGPMPLDDLRAHVSKGSRAMIGAAFPHVEASERDGWVQEFLDLYERELGLHGAPFDGVEPMLAALEAAGRPWGIVTNKPEYLARKLMPLLGWETRCAVLIGGDTLAVRKPDPLPLTVAAQQIGVDPADCVYVGDDERDILAARAAGMASVVALWGYRLAEDDPIAWQGDVLIDAPSELIEAGAWPATR
- the ubiG gene encoding bifunctional 2-polyprenyl-6-hydroxyphenol methylase/3-demethylubiquinol 3-O-methyltransferase UbiG yields the protein MSAASNASTSSGDSSGTGASHDNFSQAELDKFGALANRWWDPQGPQKPLHALNPVRLDYVAQRAALRGAQVLDVGCGGGLLSEALAGAGAQVSAIDLAPELIKVAKLHRLETGVAVDYRLQSVESLAQERPESFDAITCMEMLEHVPDPTAIVRACAKLLKPGGRLFVSTLNRTPAAFALAIVGAEYLTRLVPKGTHQYRDFIKPSELAAWFRETGLQLEDVSGLMYEPWRNTARITSRTEINYLACAFKPELSA